One Hordeum vulgare subsp. vulgare chromosome 4H, MorexV3_pseudomolecules_assembly, whole genome shotgun sequence DNA window includes the following coding sequences:
- the LOC123450908 gene encoding uncharacterized protein LOC123450908 codes for MKASDKSTCSDGEQSVLTLPPEISYKQICSHINHQLRASPPPAPGSPPPPASPPPRRRPSPARPPGRPRRASPWPIASPREAPTPPLPHDPPPLLSPPLPIPIWIGARPPPSPPHDVPLTLAVIGALPHRSRLAAPLHSLQPDPVVLTGDSPPRPEPTAPNTSPVRPWPTSSVLSLSPRLALAPSHQYVPGSARRSRSPCPQASGHEQLHPALPRARLLWEPTSAILPASRKEVRIHMAARVGDAAALRRALDEAALVVAAGEVGEGLEAVRCAVAAEANEAGETPLLAAVEKGRLEVVVELLRHLDAQGVAAEANEAGKTPLLAAAEKGYLEVVVELLRHLDAQSVAAEANKAGEHAAALQRYRQNAEFFVCSCVGKGAVNVPRTPGGIMYHQRWNNLQFVTSASFLLTAYADYATVAGGGAVRCPGGAARPYEILAFVRSQVNYILGDNPRATSYMVGYGLNYPRQVHHRGASIVSVRTDPSFVSCQEGYASWYSKQAVNPNTLDGAVVGGPDEYDDFADERNNYEQTEAATYNSAPLLGVLARLAGPCGGLDEYRPSLPAEAAANRTARLAAARRRHPHLEVEQNVTGTWAVRRRTYHRYSVTVTNRSRKTVRGLHLGVSELAGRLWGLDKARYGYVPRRWLRALRPGRSVRFGYVQPGPPANVWVTGYKLV; via the exons ATGAAAGCTTCAGATAAGTCTACATGCAGTGATGGTGAACAGAGCGTTCTAACTTTGCCTCCAGAGATATCTTACAAACAAATATGTTCTCATATTAACCATCAG CTACGGGCCTCCCCACCACCAGCACCGGGCTCTCCGCCACCGCCCGCCTCACCGCCTCCCCGCCGTCGCCCCTCGCCGGCGCGCCCTCCTGGCCGCCCGCGCCGGGCCAGCCCCTGGCCTATAGCCTCCCCTCGGGAGGCACCGACACCCCCACTCCCACACGATCCTCCCCCACttctctcccctcccctcccgatcccgatctggatcggggctAGACCGCCCCCGTCGCCACCCCATGACGTTCCGTTGACGCTCGCCGTCATCGGCGCCCTCCCACACCGGTCCCGCCTTGCAGCACCCCTTCATAGCCTCCAACCCGACCCCGTCGTCCTCACCGGTGACTCCCCGCCTCGCCCCGAGCCCACTGCCCCCAACACGTCGCCGGTGAGGCCATGGCCTACATCCTccgtcctctccctctcccctcgcctcGCGCTCGCACCGTCGCATCAGTACGTCCCTGGATCTGCTCGTCGTTCTCGCTCGCCATGCCCGCAAGCCTCTGGCCACGAACAGCTGCACCCGGCTTTGCCACGCGCGCGCCTGTTGTGGGAGCCCACGTCCGCCATCTTACCCGCATCCCGCAAGGAAGTTCGGATCCACATGGCGGCGCGGGTCGGGGACGCCGCAGCGCTGCGTCGCGCGCTGGACGAGGCGGCGCTGGTCGTGGCGGCGGGGGAGGTAGGAGAGGGGCTGGAGGCGGTCCGCTGCGCCGTGGCCGCGGAAGCCAACGAGGCCGGGGAGACGCCGCTCCTGGCTGCCGTGGAGAAGGGCCGCCtcgaggtggtggtggagctgctcCGGCACCTCGACGCCCAGGGCGTCGCTGCGGAGGCCAACGAGGCCGGGAAGACGCCGCTCCTGGCCGCCGCGGAGAAGGGCTACCtcgaggtggtggtggagctgctcCGGCACCTCGACGCCCAGAGCGTCGCCGCGGAGGCCAACAAGGCCGGCGAGCACGCGGCGGCGCTGCAGAGGTACCGGCAGAACGCCGAGTTCTTCGTGTGCTCGTGCGTCGGTAAGGGCGCCGTCAACGTCCCGAGGACCCCCGGCGGCATCATGTACCACCAGCGGTGGAACAACCTCCAGTTCGTCACCAGCGCCTCCTTCCTGCTCACGGCGTACGCCGACTACGCGACGGTGGCCGGCGGGGGCGCCGTGCGCTGCCCCGGCGGCGCCGCGCGGCCCTACGAGATCCTCGCGTTCGTCAGGTCCCAGGTGAACTACATCCTGGGGGACAACCCGAGGGCGACGAGCTACATGGTCGGGTACGGGCTCAACTACCCGCGGCAGGTGCACCACCGGGGCGCCTCCATCGTGTCGGTGAGGACGGACCCGTCGTTCGTGAGCTGCCAGGAGGGCTACGCGAGCTGGTACAGCAAGCAGGCCGTCAACCCCAACACGCTGGACGGCGCCGTCGTCGGGGGCCCCGACGAGTACGACGACTTCGCCGACGAGAGGAACAACTACGAGCAGACCGAGGCGGCCACCTACAACAGCGCGCCGCTGCTCGGCGTTCTCGCCCGCCTCGCCGGCCCCTGCGGCGGGCTGGACGAGTACCGGCCGTCGCTCCCGGCGGAGGCGGCCGCGAACCGCACGGCGAGGTTGGCGGCGGCTCGTCGGCGGCATCCTCACCTTGAGGTGGAGCAGAACGTGACGGGGACATGGGCGGTCAGGCGCAGGACGTACCACAGGTACTCAGTGACGGTGACCAACAGGTCCCGGAAGACGGTGCGGGGGCTCCACCTCGGTGTCTCGGAGCTCGCCGGCAGGCTGTGGGGGCTCGACAAGGCGCGGTACGGGTACGTTCCCCGGAGGTGGCTGCGGGCGCTGCGCCCCGGGAGGAGCGTCAGGTTTGGGTACGTGCAGCCCGGCCCTCCGGCCAATGTGTGGGTCACCGGATACAAGCTGgtgtga